The segment ATAGTATTGGCCAATCCTTCAACAAATGGAATCAAATTTTTCAAAATTGGATTTATCTCTTTGTTCAATGAAATTCCCCCTTTAAACTATTGTACTTCTATCAAATCTTCAATATCTATCTTAGTTGCTTCTTTCCAAAGCTCATCTAGACCATAAAAAGATCTTGCTTCTTTTTGGAATACATGTACTACTAAATCACCATAATCTAATAATACCCAATCTCCCTCTCTATGACCCTCTTTTCCTATAACAAAGTGCCCTGATTTTTCTAATTGATGTTCCACTTCTTCTGCAATTGCCATAACTTGTCTATCAGTATTTCCACTTACAATTACAAAATAATCTGCCAAGCTGCTCATTCCTTGTAAATCTATGGCATTCATGTCAAATGCTAATTTTTTGTCAGCAGCTTTTACTGCCAATTCTAACATTTCCTGCATTAATTACTTCCTCCTTTTACAATCAATTGATTACGCGCTTTTATAGTATCTATGTGTAACAATTGTCTTCTCTCTATTACAAATTTAATAGTTTCATCCATCGCCATAATCAAACTATCCTCTAGCTTTCCTTCGAATGCTAGTTTTCTAGCTTTAGCACAAGCTTCATGTTCTCTAGATGGCTCTATATAGTCAGCTAAAAAAACTATCTTGTCAATCATACTCATGTCTATTTTTCCCGTAGTATGAACTCTTATGGCTTCTAATATTTCTTCATCATGGATATCAAATTCTACGCTAGCCATAGCTGCACTTAGCTTTCCATGTGCCAACTCTGCAGATTGAATCTCGTATTGATCCAATTCAATATTATATTTTTCTAGATACTCCATGTATTTTTCTCTTGGTTTTATTTTACCCAAATCATGTAGCCATGCTGCTATCTTAGCTTTTTTCAGATTAAAATTATAATAATTCGAAAGTTCCTCAACTGTCTCTACAACAGAAATTGTATGTTTATATCTCTTATTCCCAATTAAATTAAGTAACATTTCCTTTTGCCATTTTTCTATGGAATTCACTATCATTCATCTCCATAATAAGAATTTTTTAATATATACTCTCTAACTGATTCAGGCAATAAGTATTTAATCGATCTATTTTTATTACAGCGCTTCCTAATAATCGTAGATGATATATTTATGCCCTCAATATTTATTAAATGAGATTCTATAGAATAGTTCTTATTTAATTTGTCCTTAGCGCAAACTAGTTCATTCTGATTGTAACCTGGTCTTGCAACCACTATAAATTCGCAATAATTGTGAACCTCTTCAATTCTTTTCCACTTTTCTAAATATAAAAAAGCATCCGCTCCCAAAATAAAATACCATTTTACATCCGGTCTATCTTCATGTAGTGACTTTAATGTATCTATGGAGTATGAATAACCAGTTCTATCAACTTCTATCGAGCTTACACTAAAATAGTCTGTTGTTTGAACTGCTAACTTCGCTAATTGGTAACGGATCTTTCCATCTAGTATATTCGCATTTGATTTATGAGGAGGTGTTCCAGTAGGTATGAATAGTATTTCATCAAGATCATAGACGTCTTTCACTTCTTCAGCTATAAATAAATGTCCAAAGTGAATCGGATTGAACGTCCCCCCCATAATACCTATCTTTTGCATATGCTCACCTTCTTTATTTTTTAGGTAAGTCTATAGTTTTTTTCTCACGTGATTCTTTATACAAAACAAATTTATTTCCTATACTCTGTACAAACTCACTATTTGTTCTATCCGCAACCTCTTCGCATGCTTGTTTTGCACTCAAAAAGCTACTATCTAAAACCTTTACTTTTATAAGTTCTCTTGCCTCTAATGCATCTCTAATTTGTTGCAAAAAAGGATCTGTAATCCCATTTTTACCAATTTGGAAGATAGGATCAATATTGTGAGCTAATTTTCTCAAATAGCTTCTTTGTTTTCCAGTTAACATGTTTTTCCTCCTTTATTCAAAGAAGTCAAACTCCATACCACAAATATCTACTGTGGAATCTTGTCCAGCTCCTAATTCTCTAAGCGCTTCAATAAGTCCAATGTCTCTAAGTCTCTTTTGGAAATAACTTACCGAATCGTAATCACCAAAATTTGTAGAATTTAATAAATGCTCTATCCAATCACCTTCAACATAGTAAATATCATTTTCAAATTCAATCTCATATTTTGGTTTCTCGTTATCTTCAAGCATCAATTCATATTCGTCAACAACTTCAAATATAGGTTCCAAATCACCAACTTGAGAAAGTTCTTGCCAAATCGTATATTTTAATTCCTCTACACCTTTCATAGTAGCAGCTGACATATAATATACTTTGTATCCTAATGCCTCTATTTTCTCTCTGTAGTAAGCCAAAATCTCATCATCGTCCATTAGGTCTGTTTTATTAAAAACAACTATCTGCGGGCGATTTGCTAAGATTTCATTATATTGCTTTAGCTCATCATTTATTTTTATAAAATCTT is part of the Tissierellales bacterium genome and harbors:
- the rsfS gene encoding ribosome silencing factor → MQEMLELAVKAADKKLAFDMNAIDLQGMSSLADYFVIVSGNTDRQVMAIAEEVEHQLEKSGHFVIGKEGHREGDWVLLDYGDLVVHVFQKEARSFYGLDELWKEATKIDIEDLIEVQ
- the yqeK gene encoding bis(5'-nucleosyl)-tetraphosphatase (symmetrical) YqeK — its product is MNSIEKWQKEMLLNLIGNKRYKHTISVVETVEELSNYYNFNLKKAKIAAWLHDLGKIKPREKYMEYLEKYNIELDQYEIQSAELAHGKLSAAMASVEFDIHDEEILEAIRVHTTGKIDMSMIDKIVFLADYIEPSREHEACAKARKLAFEGKLEDSLIMAMDETIKFVIERRQLLHIDTIKARNQLIVKGGSN
- the nadD gene encoding nicotinate-nucleotide adenylyltransferase; translation: MQKIGIMGGTFNPIHFGHLFIAEEVKDVYDLDEILFIPTGTPPHKSNANILDGKIRYQLAKLAVQTTDYFSVSSIEVDRTGYSYSIDTLKSLHEDRPDVKWYFILGADAFLYLEKWKRIEEVHNYCEFIVVARPGYNQNELVCAKDKLNKNYSIESHLINIEGINISSTIIRKRCNKNRSIKYLLPESVREYILKNSYYGDE
- the yhbY gene encoding ribosome assembly RNA-binding protein YhbY, producing the protein MLTGKQRSYLRKLAHNIDPIFQIGKNGITDPFLQQIRDALEARELIKVKVLDSSFLSAKQACEEVADRTNSEFVQSIGNKFVLYKESREKKTIDLPKK